The proteins below come from a single Asanoa ferruginea genomic window:
- a CDS encoding MFS transporter, protein MARTTHRVGFALVALAYAAATAGGSVPTPLYVLYQRRDHFGTTMISVVFAVYVIGVVAGLLVAGAHAERIRRRPLLGAALALQILAAAVFLAWPDLPGILTGRVLSGLSIGLLSGPATAYLIELRRRALPDGDPRQAEVVATAANLGGIAAGPLLSGVLAEWAPAPLRLPFVVIGALLALAAILLATVPETTETTAARANRRPLATAPDQRHLFLASCFGGLLAFAMFGLFSALSPTFLSGTLGYHSHALAGLVAFVGLGAAAFGQVGLRKLPPRPAMRTVVVAMPVGLALIVGGVWAGSLGLFILGGVLTGGAAGLLFRACLTTVVQLSTPERRAGMLATLFVTGYSGLAIPVIGLGLATQLAGTRGALAGFATLTLAGLAAVAAVRLRPEQRLEMS, encoded by the coding sequence ATGGCTCGCACCACCCACCGCGTCGGGTTCGCGCTCGTCGCCCTCGCCTATGCCGCCGCCACCGCGGGCGGCTCCGTGCCGACCCCGCTCTACGTGCTCTACCAGCGCCGCGATCACTTCGGCACGACCATGATCAGCGTTGTTTTCGCCGTGTACGTGATCGGCGTCGTCGCCGGCCTCCTGGTCGCCGGAGCCCATGCCGAACGCATCCGGCGCCGGCCGCTCCTCGGCGCTGCTCTCGCCCTCCAGATCCTGGCCGCCGCCGTCTTCCTGGCCTGGCCCGACCTGCCGGGCATCCTCACCGGCCGGGTGCTCTCCGGGCTGTCCATCGGCCTGTTGTCCGGCCCGGCCACGGCCTACCTGATCGAACTGCGCCGCCGCGCCCTCCCCGACGGCGACCCGCGGCAGGCCGAGGTCGTCGCCACCGCGGCCAACCTCGGCGGGATCGCCGCCGGCCCGCTGCTCTCCGGTGTGCTCGCCGAGTGGGCACCCGCCCCGCTGCGGCTACCGTTCGTGGTCATCGGCGCCCTGCTGGCCCTGGCCGCCATCCTGCTCGCCACCGTGCCGGAAACCACGGAGACCACCGCCGCACGAGCCAACCGGCGACCGCTGGCGACCGCACCGGATCAACGACATCTCTTCCTGGCCTCCTGCTTCGGCGGCCTGCTCGCCTTCGCGATGTTCGGCCTGTTCAGCGCCCTGAGCCCGACGTTCCTGTCGGGCACGCTGGGCTACCACTCGCACGCCCTGGCCGGGCTGGTCGCCTTCGTCGGGCTGGGCGCCGCCGCGTTCGGCCAAGTCGGGTTGCGCAAGCTGCCGCCACGTCCGGCCATGCGCACGGTGGTCGTGGCGATGCCGGTCGGGCTCGCGCTCATCGTCGGCGGGGTCTGGGCCGGCAGCCTGGGGCTGTTCATCCTCGGCGGCGTGCTCACCGGCGGCGCCGCGGGGCTGCTCTTCCGCGCCTGCCTCACCACCGTCGTGCAGCTCAGCACGCCGGAGCGCCGGGCCGGCATGCTCGCCACCCTGTTCGTCACCGGCTACTCCGGCCTGGCCATCCCGGTGATCGGGCTGGGCCTGGCCACCCAACTCGCCGGCACCCGCGGCGCCCTCGCCGGGTTCGCCACTCTCACTCTCGCGGGCCTCGCGGCCGTCGCCGCGGTCCGCCTCCGACCTGAACAACGCCTGGAGATGTCGTGA
- a CDS encoding LysR family transcriptional regulator → MDIRKLEIFIAVAEERSFTRAALRLHTAQSGVSTAIRSLERELGTPLLDRTTQRVSLTEAGQALLPEALRILAAVEAARETVTQVGAGLRGRLRLGILYALTPGRVREALAAFRAELPAVELWLTAPGVRGTLDHLDRIRDGSLDLAIVITHGPVPDIDQQLLATDEVVLAVPADHRLASRADFDLADVADEPFIEFPPGWGVRSSVDMAFAAAGVSRRITVQLNDMSTILDLVRLGLGIAFVPLSVAERTDDLHYLRIRGARPTYRIAIARASGRPLGPVARRFLSIAAADRST, encoded by the coding sequence GTGGACATCCGCAAGCTCGAGATCTTCATCGCCGTCGCGGAGGAACGCAGCTTCACCCGGGCGGCCCTGCGCCTGCACACCGCGCAATCAGGGGTGTCGACGGCGATCCGATCCTTGGAGCGCGAGTTGGGCACGCCGCTGCTCGACCGCACCACGCAGCGGGTGTCGCTCACGGAGGCCGGCCAGGCGCTGCTACCGGAAGCGCTGCGCATCCTGGCCGCGGTCGAGGCGGCGCGCGAGACGGTGACCCAGGTCGGTGCCGGCTTGCGGGGCCGGCTGCGGCTCGGGATCCTCTACGCCCTGACGCCCGGGCGGGTGCGGGAGGCGCTGGCCGCGTTCCGCGCGGAGTTGCCGGCGGTGGAGCTGTGGCTGACCGCTCCCGGGGTGCGGGGGACGCTCGACCACCTGGACCGGATCCGGGACGGCTCGCTCGACCTCGCGATCGTGATCACCCACGGCCCGGTGCCGGACATCGACCAGCAGTTGCTGGCGACGGACGAGGTCGTGCTGGCCGTGCCGGCCGACCACAGGCTGGCCTCGCGCGCCGATTTCGACCTGGCGGACGTCGCCGACGAGCCGTTCATCGAGTTCCCGCCGGGCTGGGGCGTCCGCAGCTCGGTCGACATGGCCTTCGCGGCGGCCGGCGTCTCCCGGCGGATCACGGTCCAGCTCAACGACATGTCGACGATCCTGGATCTGGTGAGGTTGGGGCTGGGGATCGCGTTCGTGCCGCTGTCGGTCGCGGAACGCACCGACGACCTGCACTACCTGCGGATCCGGGGTGCCCGGCCGACCTACCGGATCGCGATCGCCCGGGCCTCGGGGCGGCCGCTGGGCCCGGTCGCCCGCCGCTTCCTGTCCATCGCGGCGGCTGATCGATCGACCTAG
- a CDS encoding AfsR/SARP family transcriptional regulator has translation MWFHLLGAVDVRADHVRLAIGSTKQVAVLAALLVHANQPLSAEALVDRVWGDAAHDGARRALHTYIARIRRLLAQPGHAEPADARIVRRGSGYLIETDLDRVDLHRYRRLVDQAGQPAVHDETRAALLREALALWQGEPLAGVPGEWAARTRTSWRREHRDAVIAWAEVELRLGNPGTVIAPLTELADEHPLVEPLATALIRALHAAGRSAEALDRYATTRRNLAEALGVDPGPALRALHQSILRTDGSAAAPPAAQGRAGAPAQLPLDVRGFTGRGAELAALDAALAGSGEEPNAVVVAAVSGMAGVGKTALAVHWAHRSRRLFPDGQLYVNLRGFDPTGPPLLPTEALRGFLEAFDVPTHRMPASLESQVGLYRSLVNGRRLLVIADNASSAEQVRPLLPGAPGAMVVVTSRHRLPGLVAGEGARPLAVDVLSSAEACEFLARRIDRDRVAADPAAVQEIITGCARLPLALAILAARAATHPSLPLRTLADELRAARRGLDAFAGDDPATDVRAVFSWSYRVLTPAAARLFRLLGLHPGPDFAAAAAASLADLPVGPARELLAELTCAGLLGEHRPGRYAFHDLVRGYAAEQAEVHDSAAQRATIARMLGYYLHTAYAADRKLYPHRDPVPPAAPEPVTLFADREAALAWCAEEHEVLLNAVRQAAGTGLDEVTWQLAWAMTTYLDLQGHWHDWVRTQELALASATRLPDRSAMAFSHRNIGLALAQLGRYDEAHGRLETALRMYRDQRDEAGQAHTHNSRARVFGRQGDHRAALAETRHAVRLFDRVAQHVMQARALNNAGWYQALLGDYEQALASCLAALDIHHQAADLYGEANTWDSLGFIQHHLNDHAQAVSSYRTAIGLWREVGDRYNEADTLTRLGDTLHTSGRCDDAYAAWRSALTILEHLGHPDQDSIRSKLEQRA, from the coding sequence ATGTGGTTTCATCTCTTGGGCGCCGTCGATGTGCGGGCCGACCATGTGCGCTTGGCGATCGGTTCCACTAAGCAGGTCGCCGTACTGGCCGCTTTGTTGGTCCACGCCAATCAGCCGTTGAGCGCCGAAGCGTTGGTCGACCGGGTCTGGGGAGACGCCGCGCACGATGGCGCACGACGGGCGTTGCACACCTACATCGCACGGATCAGACGGCTCCTGGCACAGCCAGGCCACGCCGAGCCGGCCGACGCGCGGATAGTGCGCCGCGGCAGCGGATACCTGATCGAGACCGACCTCGACCGGGTCGACCTCCACCGCTACCGCCGGTTGGTGGACCAGGCCGGCCAACCGGCCGTCCACGACGAGACCCGGGCGGCACTCCTGCGCGAGGCGCTGGCCCTCTGGCAGGGCGAGCCGCTGGCCGGAGTCCCGGGTGAATGGGCCGCTCGCACCCGCACGAGCTGGCGCCGTGAGCATCGCGACGCGGTGATCGCCTGGGCGGAGGTCGAACTTCGGCTCGGCAACCCCGGGACCGTGATCGCGCCACTCACCGAACTGGCCGACGAGCACCCGCTCGTCGAGCCGCTCGCCACCGCGTTGATCCGCGCGCTGCACGCCGCGGGCCGTTCGGCCGAGGCGCTCGATCGGTATGCGACGACCCGGCGCAACCTGGCCGAGGCGCTCGGCGTCGACCCGGGACCGGCGTTGCGCGCCCTGCACCAGTCGATCCTGCGCACCGACGGCAGCGCGGCGGCACCGCCCGCGGCCCAGGGGCGGGCCGGGGCGCCGGCGCAACTCCCGCTGGACGTGCGCGGCTTCACCGGCCGCGGTGCCGAGCTGGCCGCACTCGACGCCGCGCTCGCCGGGTCCGGTGAGGAGCCCAACGCGGTGGTCGTCGCCGCGGTGTCCGGCATGGCCGGCGTGGGCAAGACCGCCCTCGCGGTGCACTGGGCGCATCGCTCCCGTCGTCTGTTCCCCGACGGGCAGCTCTACGTCAACCTTCGCGGCTTCGATCCGACCGGGCCGCCGCTGCTCCCCACCGAGGCACTCAGGGGTTTCCTCGAAGCGTTCGACGTGCCCACGCACCGGATGCCGGCGAGCCTGGAGTCACAGGTCGGCTTGTATCGAAGCCTGGTCAACGGTCGGCGGCTGCTCGTCATCGCGGACAACGCCAGTTCGGCCGAGCAGGTCCGCCCGCTGTTGCCGGGGGCGCCCGGCGCCATGGTAGTGGTAACCAGCCGCCACAGGCTGCCCGGTCTCGTCGCCGGCGAGGGCGCCCGCCCGCTGGCGGTCGACGTCTTGAGCTCGGCCGAGGCCTGCGAGTTCCTCGCGCGCCGGATCGACCGTGACCGGGTGGCCGCCGATCCCGCCGCCGTCCAGGAGATCATCACGGGGTGCGCCCGGCTGCCGCTCGCCCTAGCGATCCTGGCCGCCCGGGCGGCGACTCACCCGTCGTTGCCGCTGCGAACGCTCGCCGACGAACTGCGCGCGGCCCGGCGCGGGCTGGACGCGTTCGCGGGCGACGACCCGGCGACCGATGTCCGCGCCGTGTTCTCCTGGTCCTACCGGGTCCTCACGCCCGCGGCCGCCCGGCTGTTCCGGCTCCTCGGGCTCCATCCAGGACCCGACTTCGCGGCAGCCGCCGCCGCGAGCCTGGCGGACCTGCCGGTCGGGCCCGCGCGCGAGCTGTTGGCCGAGCTCACCTGCGCCGGGCTCCTCGGCGAGCACCGACCTGGCCGCTACGCGTTTCACGATCTGGTCCGCGGCTACGCGGCGGAACAGGCCGAGGTCCACGACAGCGCGGCGCAGCGGGCGACGATCGCCAGGATGCTCGGCTACTACCTGCATACCGCGTACGCCGCTGATCGGAAGCTCTATCCGCACCGCGATCCGGTGCCGCCGGCCGCGCCAGAGCCGGTCACCCTGTTCGCCGACCGCGAAGCGGCGTTGGCCTGGTGCGCCGAGGAGCACGAGGTGCTGCTGAATGCGGTCCGGCAGGCGGCCGGCACCGGCCTCGACGAGGTCACCTGGCAACTGGCCTGGGCGATGACCACCTACCTCGACCTGCAGGGCCATTGGCACGACTGGGTCCGCACACAGGAGCTGGCGCTGGCGTCGGCGACCCGCCTGCCGGACCGATCGGCCATGGCTTTCTCGCATCGCAACATCGGGCTGGCCCTGGCGCAGCTCGGCCGTTACGACGAAGCGCACGGGAGGCTGGAGACCGCGCTGCGGATGTATCGCGACCAGCGGGACGAGGCGGGCCAGGCGCACACGCACAATTCCCGCGCGCGGGTGTTCGGGCGGCAGGGTGACCACCGCGCAGCGCTGGCGGAGACCAGGCACGCGGTGCGGCTCTTCGACCGCGTCGCCCAACACGTCATGCAGGCCCGCGCGCTCAACAACGCGGGCTGGTATCAAGCGCTTCTCGGCGACTATGAGCAGGCCCTGGCGAGCTGCCTGGCGGCGTTGGACATCCACCACCAGGCCGCCGACCTCTATGGGGAAGCCAACACCTGGGACAGCCTCGGCTTCATCCAGCACCACCTGAACGATCACGCCCAGGCGGTCAGCAGCTACCGCACGGCGATCGGGCTGTGGCGCGAGGTCGGCGACCGCTACAACGAGGCGGACACGCTCACCCGACTCGGTGACACCCTCCACACCAGTGGCAGGTGCGATGACGCGTACGCCGCCTGGCGGAGCGCGTTGACCATCCTGGAGCACCTCGGCCATCCGGACCAGGACAGCATCCGATCCAAGCTCGAGCAGCGGGCCTAG
- the metH gene encoding methionine synthase has product MSNSFLDALADRVLIADGAMGTMLQAADLTLDDFEGHEGCNEVLNATRPDVVGEVHDAYFAAGADCVETNTFGANLGNLGEYGIESRIRELAEAGARIARASADRFATAERPRFVLGSMGPGTKLPTLGHAAYRTLRDAYQENALGLIAGGADALIIETCQDLLQLKSAVNGAKRAMVDAGREVPVIAHVTVETTGTMLLGSEIGAALTAIEPLGVDLIGLNCATGPAEMTEHLRYLAQHARVPLSVMPNAGLPQLTADGAHYPLTPDELASALGSFVADYGAALVGGCCGTTPAHISAVVGALGVGAPRVEREARVEPGVSSIYHHVPFAQDASVLMIGERTNANGSKAFREAMLASDWQACVEMARSQARDGSHLLDLCVDYVGRDGDVDMRELAGRFATASTLPIMLDSTEPAVVEAGLEMLGGRCVVNSVNFEDGDGPGSRYARVMPVVREHGAAVVALLIDEEGQARTAEWKVRVARRLIDDLTGNWGLDRSDILIDALTFPIATGQEETRRDGIETINAIREIAALYPGVNFTLGVSNISFGLNPAARQVLNSVFLHECVEAGLTSAIVHASKILPMSRIPDRQREVALDLIYDRRKPGYDPVQEFISVFEGVDVASARASRAAELLALPLDERLKRRIIDGERNGLESDLDDALSSRPALEIINDTLLDGMKVVGELFGSGQMQLPFVLQSAEVMKTAVAYLEPHIESADDEGKGRIVLATVKGDVHDIGKNLVDIILSNNGYEVVNIGIKQPIASILDAAETHNADAIGMSGLLVKSTVVMKENLQEMLSRGVAERWPVLLGGAALTRSYVEDDLRSLYSGGEVHYARDAFEGLSLMDRVMAARRGGAPVIDPSREAALAARRARRERQRAQVSDALPSLEDDSVRSDVAVSVDIPAPPFFDTRVVKGVPLASYAALLDERALFLGQWGLRGARGGGPSYEELVETEGRPRLRYWLDRLTADQVLEASVVYGYFRARSEGNDLAVLSSAGEELTRFSFPRQRQERRLCLADFFSPSGDDVLAMQLVTVGQPISEYTAKLFARNEYRDYLEVHGLSVQLTEALAEYWHQRIRSELTLPSGETVGASDPSSLAGLLRTEYRGCRYAFGYPACPDLEDRAKVVSLLDASRIGVTLSEEFQLVPEQATDAIIVHHPEANYFNAK; this is encoded by the coding sequence GTGTCGAACTCGTTTCTTGACGCGCTGGCCGACCGGGTACTCATCGCCGACGGCGCCATGGGCACGATGCTCCAGGCCGCCGACCTGACGCTCGACGACTTCGAGGGCCACGAGGGCTGCAACGAGGTGCTCAACGCGACCCGGCCCGACGTGGTCGGCGAAGTGCACGACGCCTACTTCGCGGCGGGTGCCGACTGCGTCGAGACCAACACCTTCGGAGCAAACCTCGGAAACCTCGGGGAGTACGGGATCGAGTCGCGCATTCGCGAGCTGGCCGAGGCCGGTGCCCGGATCGCCCGCGCGTCGGCCGACCGGTTCGCGACCGCCGAGCGGCCCCGTTTCGTGCTCGGGTCGATGGGGCCGGGCACCAAGTTGCCGACGCTGGGGCACGCGGCCTACCGGACGCTGCGCGACGCGTACCAGGAGAACGCCCTTGGTCTGATCGCCGGCGGCGCCGACGCGTTGATCATCGAGACCTGCCAGGACCTGCTCCAGCTCAAGTCGGCGGTCAACGGCGCCAAGCGGGCCATGGTGGACGCGGGGCGCGAGGTGCCGGTGATCGCCCACGTGACGGTCGAGACCACCGGGACGATGCTGCTGGGCAGTGAGATCGGCGCGGCGCTGACCGCCATCGAGCCGCTCGGGGTCGACCTGATCGGGCTCAACTGCGCGACCGGGCCGGCGGAGATGACCGAGCATTTGCGTTATCTGGCGCAGCACGCACGCGTACCCCTGTCGGTGATGCCCAATGCGGGCCTGCCGCAACTGACCGCGGACGGCGCGCACTATCCGCTGACGCCCGATGAGTTGGCCTCGGCTCTGGGTTCGTTCGTCGCTGACTACGGCGCGGCCCTCGTCGGAGGCTGTTGCGGCACCACGCCCGCGCACATCTCCGCCGTGGTCGGCGCGTTGGGCGTCGGGGCTCCGCGGGTGGAGCGGGAGGCGCGGGTCGAGCCCGGAGTGTCCTCGATCTATCACCACGTGCCGTTCGCGCAGGACGCCAGCGTGCTGATGATCGGCGAGCGGACCAACGCCAACGGCTCGAAGGCGTTCCGCGAGGCGATGCTGGCGTCCGACTGGCAGGCGTGCGTGGAGATGGCCCGGTCGCAGGCGCGCGACGGCTCGCACCTGCTCGACCTGTGCGTCGACTACGTGGGCCGGGACGGCGACGTCGACATGCGGGAGCTGGCGGGCCGCTTCGCGACCGCGTCCACCTTGCCGATCATGTTGGACTCGACCGAGCCCGCGGTGGTGGAGGCCGGGCTGGAGATGCTCGGCGGGCGGTGCGTGGTCAACTCGGTCAACTTCGAAGACGGCGACGGGCCCGGGTCGCGCTATGCGCGGGTGATGCCGGTCGTGCGGGAGCACGGTGCGGCGGTGGTCGCGCTGCTGATCGACGAGGAGGGGCAGGCCCGGACCGCGGAATGGAAGGTACGCGTCGCGCGGCGGCTGATCGACGACCTGACCGGGAACTGGGGGCTGGACCGCTCCGACATCCTGATCGACGCGCTGACGTTCCCGATCGCGACGGGCCAGGAGGAGACGCGCCGCGACGGCATCGAGACGATCAACGCGATCCGCGAGATCGCCGCGCTCTATCCAGGCGTCAACTTCACGCTCGGCGTCTCCAACATCTCGTTCGGCCTCAATCCGGCGGCCCGGCAGGTGCTCAACTCGGTATTCCTGCACGAGTGCGTCGAGGCCGGGCTGACCAGCGCGATCGTGCACGCGAGCAAGATCCTGCCGATGTCTCGCATTCCAGACCGGCAGCGCGAGGTGGCCCTTGATCTGATCTATGACCGGCGGAAGCCCGGGTATGACCCGGTGCAGGAGTTCATCTCGGTCTTCGAGGGTGTCGACGTGGCGTCGGCGCGGGCGTCGCGGGCTGCGGAGTTGCTGGCGTTGCCGTTGGACGAGCGGCTCAAGCGCCGGATCATCGACGGGGAGCGCAACGGCCTGGAATCCGATCTTGACGACGCGCTGTCGTCCCGGCCCGCTCTGGAGATCATCAACGACACGCTCCTCGACGGGATGAAGGTGGTCGGAGAGCTGTTCGGATCGGGCCAGATGCAGCTCCCGTTCGTGTTGCAGTCGGCCGAGGTGATGAAGACCGCGGTGGCCTATCTGGAGCCGCACATCGAGTCGGCCGACGACGAGGGCAAGGGCCGGATCGTGCTCGCCACCGTGAAGGGCGACGTGCACGACATCGGGAAGAACCTGGTCGACATCATCTTGTCCAACAACGGGTACGAGGTCGTCAACATCGGCATCAAGCAGCCGATCGCCTCGATCCTGGACGCCGCCGAGACCCACAACGCCGACGCGATCGGCATGTCGGGCCTGTTGGTGAAAAGCACCGTCGTGATGAAGGAGAACCTCCAGGAGATGCTCTCCCGCGGTGTCGCCGAGCGTTGGCCGGTGCTCCTCGGCGGCGCCGCCCTGACCCGGTCCTATGTGGAGGACGACCTGCGGTCGCTGTATTCGGGCGGCGAGGTGCACTACGCGCGCGACGCCTTCGAGGGTCTCTCGCTGATGGACCGGGTGATGGCCGCGCGGCGCGGCGGCGCTCCGGTGATCGATCCTTCGCGGGAAGCGGCTCTGGCCGCGCGCCGGGCTCGGCGCGAGCGTCAGCGTGCACAGGTCTCGGACGCGTTGCCCTCGCTGGAAGACGACTCGGTCCGCTCGGACGTGGCTGTGTCGGTGGACATCCCGGCACCACCGTTCTTCGACACGCGGGTCGTCAAGGGTGTGCCGCTCGCTTCCTATGCGGCGTTGCTCGACGAACGCGCGCTCTTCCTGGGCCAGTGGGGCCTGCGCGGCGCCCGGGGCGGTGGTCCGTCCTATGAGGAGCTGGTCGAGACCGAAGGCCGGCCGCGGCTGCGCTATTGGCTCGACCGCCTCACCGCCGACCAGGTCCTGGAGGCGTCGGTGGTCTACGGCTACTTCCGCGCCCGCTCCGAGGGCAACGACCTCGCCGTTCTGTCATCGGCCGGCGAAGAGCTGACCCGCTTCTCGTTCCCACGCCAGCGCCAGGAACGCCGCCTGTGCCTGGCCGACTTCTTCTCGCCGTCGGGCGACGACGTGCTGGCCATGCAACTGGTGACGGTAGGCCAGCCGATCAGCGAATACACGGCGAAGCTGTTCGCCCGCAACGAGTATCGCGACTACCTGGAAGTGCACGGCTTGTCGGTGCAGCTCACCGAGGCCCTGGCCGAGTATTGGCACCAACGGATCCGGTCCGAGCTGACACTTCCGTCGGGCGAGACGGTCGGCGCCTCGGACCCGTCGTCGTTGGCCGGTCTACTCCGCACGGAATACCGAGGCTGCCGCTACGCCTTCGGCTATCCGGCCTGCCCGGACTTGGAGGACCGGGCGAAGGTGGTCTCGTTGCTGGACGCGTCGCGGATCGGCGTCACGCTGTCGGAGGAGTTCCAACTCGTTCCGGAGCAGGCCACCGACGCGATCATCGTCCACCACCCGGAGGCCAACTACTTCAACGCGAAGTGA
- a CDS encoding PAC2 family protein — MTEFDGLPQLRSPVAIAAFEGWNDAADASTAAVEHLEQVWGAREIAALDPEDFYDFQVSRPTITMADGETRRIEWPTTRFMVASPEGTDRDVVLIRGIEPSMRWRTFCEQVLELCHSLEINRVVLLGALLADVPYTRPLPISGSASDKDAADRFQLTPTRYDGPTGIVGVLHDACHRAEVDALSFWVHVPHYANNPPCPKATLALLHRVEEVLDLPVPMADLAEESAEWEQRVKAAADQDAELGEYVRELEERAGDAGIQSVSGDEIAQEFEKYLRRRGGSAGPTAGSW, encoded by the coding sequence ATGACCGAGTTCGATGGCCTGCCCCAGTTGCGTTCCCCGGTGGCGATCGCGGCGTTCGAAGGCTGGAACGACGCCGCCGACGCCTCGACCGCCGCGGTCGAACACCTCGAGCAGGTCTGGGGCGCCCGCGAGATCGCGGCGCTCGACCCCGAGGACTTCTACGACTTCCAGGTGAGCCGCCCGACCATCACCATGGCCGACGGCGAGACCCGGCGCATCGAGTGGCCGACCACCCGCTTCATGGTGGCCAGCCCGGAGGGCACCGACCGCGATGTCGTGCTCATCCGCGGCATCGAGCCGAGCATGCGCTGGCGCACGTTCTGCGAGCAGGTGCTCGAGCTGTGCCACAGCCTGGAGATCAACCGGGTGGTGCTGCTCGGCGCGCTGCTGGCCGACGTCCCCTACACCCGGCCGCTGCCGATCAGCGGGAGCGCGTCCGACAAAGACGCCGCCGACCGTTTCCAGCTCACCCCGACCCGCTACGACGGCCCGACCGGCATCGTCGGCGTGCTGCACGACGCCTGCCACCGCGCCGAGGTCGACGCGCTGTCGTTCTGGGTGCACGTGCCGCACTACGCCAACAACCCGCCGTGCCCGAAGGCGACGCTCGCCCTGCTCCACCGGGTCGAAGAGGTGCTCGACCTGCCGGTCCCGATGGCCGACCTGGCAGAAGAGTCGGCCGAGTGGGAGCAGCGCGTCAAGGCGGCCGCCGACCAAGACGCCGAACTCGGCGAATACGTCCGTGAGCTGGAAGAACGCGCCGGTGACGCGGGCATCCAGTCGGTCAGCGGCGACGAGATCGCCCAGGAGTTCGAGAAATACCTGCGGCGCCGGGGCGGCTCGGCCGGCCCCACCGCCGGCTCCTGGTAA
- a CDS encoding GntR family transcriptional regulator — protein MQQLNPGAAEAPHRQIAEQIKAQIRRGDWAAGERLPSIPALAETFGVAKQTLQRSIDQLRVEGVLITKPGSGTYVRGTKRRLNRLSRGRYGGHRGYHADLAARYRQHLTEVGRAPAPPEVADAFGVADHTPLLVRRHLVRTDDVPVEIGAAWFRVEDAAGTSLERFEGFGRPLYQEAEEAIGRRYATASDVITARQPDRDEAEILQIRADTPVLHLLHVAYDDKHRAIEVSQATWPGPMTTLTENYKIPGPAEDLPDDEPGMALG, from the coding sequence ATGCAGCAGCTCAATCCAGGTGCCGCCGAAGCGCCGCACCGCCAGATAGCCGAGCAGATCAAAGCCCAGATCCGCCGCGGTGACTGGGCCGCCGGCGAGCGCCTGCCGTCGATCCCGGCGCTGGCCGAGACGTTCGGCGTGGCGAAGCAGACCCTCCAGCGCAGCATCGACCAACTAAGGGTCGAGGGCGTTCTGATCACCAAACCCGGATCGGGTACGTACGTCCGCGGCACCAAACGCCGCCTCAACCGCCTGTCCCGAGGTCGCTACGGCGGCCACCGCGGCTACCACGCGGATCTGGCGGCCCGCTACCGCCAGCACCTGACCGAGGTCGGCCGCGCGCCCGCCCCGCCGGAGGTGGCCGACGCGTTCGGCGTGGCCGACCACACCCCGCTGCTGGTCCGCCGCCACCTGGTGCGCACCGACGACGTGCCGGTGGAGATCGGCGCGGCGTGGTTCCGGGTGGAGGACGCGGCCGGCACCAGCCTGGAGCGCTTCGAGGGCTTCGGCCGCCCGCTCTACCAGGAGGCCGAGGAGGCGATCGGCCGTCGCTACGCGACCGCGTCCGACGTGATCACGGCCCGCCAGCCCGACCGCGACGAGGCCGAGATCCTCCAGATCCGCGCCGACACCCCGGTGCTGCACCTGCTGCACGTGGCCTACGACGACAAGCACCGCGCGATCGAGGTCAGCCAGGCGACCTGGCCGGGCCCAATGACCACCCTGACCGAGAACTACAAGATCCCCGGCCCGGCCGAAGATCTCCCCGACGACGAGCCGGGCATGGCCCTCGGCTGA
- a CDS encoding cupin domain-containing protein, which yields MTVIRQDQTRRFETPAGVMTTLGSPTLGGATRPIWRVEMPAGSAGPVHTIDAEQIWTVLSGGAAVVLGGEEVRVGVGDTLVLAPDVERQLIADAEQGLTAIVTSASGSTATAGGNRVQPPWAA from the coding sequence ATGACTGTCATCCGCCAGGACCAGACCCGTCGCTTCGAGACACCCGCCGGAGTGATGACCACGCTCGGCTCGCCCACCCTGGGCGGCGCCACCCGCCCGATCTGGCGGGTCGAGATGCCGGCCGGGAGCGCCGGCCCCGTGCACACGATCGACGCCGAGCAGATCTGGACCGTGCTGTCCGGCGGGGCCGCCGTCGTGCTCGGCGGCGAGGAAGTGCGCGTCGGCGTGGGGGACACCCTGGTACTGGCGCCCGACGTCGAACGCCAGCTCATCGCCGACGCCGAGCAGGGGCTGACCGCGATCGTCACGAGCGCGTCGGGCAGCACCGCCACCGCCGGCGGCAACCGCGTCCAACCGCCCTGGGCCGCGTGA
- a CDS encoding MarR family winged helix-turn-helix transcriptional regulator: MSTEDPPGFLLPLRLFIGFRQLIDAVHAELAREGHPDVRPLHGFVFQAIGRDGTTAVELGRRLGVSKQAAGKTLDGLERLGYVERATDPADARRKLVRLTDRGVDMLARSARIFDELRAEWAAQIGPDRLRALEADLATVTGADPFRLDVPGWFT; encoded by the coding sequence GTGTCAACTGAAGACCCCCCGGGGTTCCTGCTGCCGCTGCGGCTGTTCATCGGCTTCCGGCAGCTCATCGACGCCGTGCATGCGGAGTTGGCCCGCGAGGGCCACCCCGATGTGCGGCCGCTGCACGGGTTCGTGTTCCAGGCCATCGGCCGCGACGGCACGACCGCGGTCGAGTTGGGCCGCCGGCTCGGCGTCTCGAAGCAGGCCGCAGGCAAGACCCTCGACGGCCTGGAACGCCTCGGCTACGTCGAACGCGCCACCGACCCCGCCGACGCCCGGCGCAAGCTGGTCCGCCTCACCGACCGGGGCGTCGACATGCTGGCCCGCTCGGCGCGGATCTTCGACGAACTGCGGGCTGAATGGGCGGCCCAGATCGGCCCCGACCGCCTCCGCGCCCTGGAGGCCGACCTGGCCACGGTCACCGGCGCCGACCCGTTCCGCCTGGACGTCCCAGGCTGGTTCACCTAG